From Xiphophorus couchianus chromosome 23, X_couchianus-1.0, whole genome shotgun sequence, one genomic window encodes:
- the arl3l1 gene encoding ADP ribosylation factor like GTPase 3, like 1 has translation MGEAQKGLLSVIEKLKGSTEQEVRIVLLGLDNAGKTTLLKSLASEDVNTITPTQGFNIKSVASHGMKLNVWDIGGQRKIRPFWKKYLENTDLLIYVIDSADKKRFEETGLELSELIDEENLKGVPVLVFANKQDLETASPASEIAEGLNLHTYRDREWQIQACSAVSGEGVQDGMNWICNNIVNKKK, from the exons ATGGGAGAAGCTCAGAAG GGCTTACTCTCTGTCATAGAGAAACTGAAAGGATCCACAGAGCAGGAGGTCAGGATAGTGCTGCTGGGTTTGGACAACGCAGGCAAGACAACACTGTTGAAAAGCCTTGCCTCAGAAGACGTGAACACCATCACACCAACGCAG GGCTTCAACATAAAAAGCGTGGCCTCTCATGGCATGAAACTCAATGTTTGGGACATTGGAGGACAGAGGAAGATCAGACCATTTTGGAAGAAGTATCTGGAAAACACAGACCTCTTG atttatgttATTGACAGCGCAGACAAGAAGAGGTTTGAGGAGACGGGATTG GAGCTGTCTGAGCTGATCGATGAAGAAAATTTAAAGGGTGTTCCAGTGCTCGTCTTCGCTAATAAGCAAGATCTGGAGACAGCGTCACCAGCTAGTGAGATTGCTGAGGGGCTCAACCTGCACACATACCGGGACCGCGAGTGGCAAATTCAGGCCTGCTCGGCTGTTTCTGGGGAGGGAGTTCAG GACGGCATGAACTGGATTTGCAACAACATTGTGAACAAGAAGAAGTGA
- the rgs14b gene encoding regulator of G-protein signaling 14 has protein sequence MVALSGLFHKFSRLAKCVSLKQHRTYKKLRILVCCNREGRKSQAVSDGELNMTARGCGGSSSSLPGTPGGDVNSANSVLSWAVSFEKLLEDPHGVCYFTAFLKSEVSAENILFWQECEKFRKIPATSLDQLKAAARSIYGTYLSDSAPYSVNIDDTAKTEEKDLEKPTPDMFNKAQAQIFKLMKMDSYRRFVRSPLYQRCSLASVEGKHLPQLSTEPVRMGSWDDMANKSPTSDKKNRKSDSNSLPSGTSVSEKQRQKRGSWGDASNGSGPLKQSNMSIKSTSSVELGSLCRQMENGRPGPTSRDQAAGIGSRMGVEGGYCCVYLPDGSASLAPTRNGQPIKDMLASLCEKRGFPLKDVMIYLHGKDKPLSLDQDCSVLRDQQVSLELRVTFALENAFTGKTVGIMVKSSKTLQDALCSVMQKHHLKPQETAVTMVGSDEPVNLNCSVFRLANKTLRLERAKGKEQTIIPRGGSSSPTAQAGSGSGGLEPRSSTQTDRVRTQQRPSKNRDMDGFLDMLTRAQCCRVDDQRGLLTKEQLEIPSFLQLSSDQGQNTDDSSVTSSSTTDSKTESGDNADVLAPAPAPAPASAPAPAPANKSEESSDAPKSESKDLRETTV, from the exons ATGGTGGCTCTCAGTGGACTTTTTCACAAGTTTTCTCGCCTGGCAAAATGCGTTTCTCTGAAGCAACACAGGACGTACAAGAAATTGCGTATTTTAGTTTGTTGTAACAGAGAGGGGAGAAAG AGTCAGGCAGTGTCAGATGGAG AGCTGAACATGACTGCGCGGGGCTGCggaggcagcagctccagccTTCCAGGGACCCCAGGAGGGGACGTCAACTCCGCCAACAGTGTGCTGAGCTGGGCCGTCTCTTTTGAGAAGCTGTTGGAAGACCCCCATGGGGTCTGTTACTTTACG GCCTTTTTAAAGTCCGAAGTGAGTGCagagaacattttattctggcaagaatgtgaaaagttcaggaAGATTCCAGCCACATCTTTGGATCAG TTGAAAGCAGCAGCTCGCTCCATCTATGGCACTTACCTGTCTGACAGCGCTCCCTACAGTGTGAACATCGATGACACTGCCAAGACAGAGGAGAAGGATCTGGAGAAACCCACTCCTGACATGTTTAACAAAGCTCAGGCTCAG atttttaaattgatgaAGATGGACAGCTACCGGCGCTTTGTGCGCTCTCCTCTCTATCAGCGATGCAGCTTGGCAAGTGTAGAAGGTAAACATCTACCTCAGCTCTCGACAGAGCCCGTCCGCATGGGGTCATGGGACGACATGGCCAACAAGAGCCCCACAAGTGACAAGAAG AACAGGAAGTCCGACTCCAATAGTCTACCAAGTGGTACTAGTGTCTCAGAGAAACAGCGACAGAAAAGAGGATCCTGGGGAG ATGCATCAAACGGCTCAGGTCCTCTGAAGCAGTCAAATATGTCGATCAAATCAACCAGCAGTGTGGAGCTTGGCTCCCTCTGCAGACAGATGGAG AACGGTCGGCCGGGTCCCACCTCCCGCGATCAGGCTGCTGGCATCGGGAGCCGtatgggggtggaggggggttACTGCTGTGTCTACCTGCCCGACGGCAGCGCCTCCCTGGCCCCTACACGTAATGGGCAGCCCATCAAGGACATGCTGGCCAGCCTGTGTGAGAAAAGGGGCTTCCCATTAAAAGACGTGATGATTTACCTTCATGGCAAGGACAAG CCCTTGTCACTGGACCAGGACTGCTCCGTGCTGAGAGATCAACAGGTCTCTCTTGAGCTCAGGGTGACATTTGC GTTGGAGAATGCCTTTACTGGTAAAACAGTGGGAATCATGGTGAAGTCCAGTAAAACACTGCAGGACGCCCTCTGTTCAGTGATGCAAAAGCACCATCTAAAGCCGCAAGAGACAGCGGTAACCATG GTTGGAAGTGACGAGCCTGTGAACCTGAACTGCTCTGTGTTCAGACTAGCCAATAAGACGCTGCGGTTGGAAAGAGCCAAAG GTAAAGAGCAGACCATTATTCCCAGAGGAGGGAGTTCTTCTCCTACTGCACAG GCGGGATCAGGGAGTGGAGGCCTGGAGCCTCGATCATCGACTCAGACCGACAGAGTCCGGACGCAGCAGAGACCCAGTAAGAACCGCGACATGGACG GATTTCTGGACATGCTGACCAGAGCTCAGTGCTGCAGAGTAGATGACCAGCGAGGCCTTCTGACCAAAGAACAACTAGAGATCCCTTCATTCCTGCAGCTTTCTTCAGACCAGGGACAGAATACAGACGATTCAAGTGTAACCAGCTCTTCCACTACCGACTCCAAAACAGAGTCAGGGGACAATGCAGATGTTCtggctccagctccagctccggCTCCAGCTTcggctccagctccagctccagccaATAAATCTGAGGAAAGTTCTGATGCTCCTAAATCTGAATCTAAAGACTTGAGGGAAACAACAGTTTGA